GGACATCAGGGTCGAGGGGCGCTTTTTCAAGGCACTGATACCCTACATAATCCTTGGGCCGCTCATGAGGAGCATGACCGACGTCGGAATCCTGCCGAGAACCTACCTGACGGTCAGTCCCGGCGGCTACTTCGTCATAGCGACCTTCGCGATAGCGTCGCTCTACGTTGTCTGGAGGCACGTTGGGCCTGGTGAAAGGCTCTACCCCCTCTACCGCGACTTCGGGTGGATTCTGGTAGGGGGCCTTCTCTTCGTGCTGGTCATAAACCTGGACAAGGTGAACTTTAACTGGGAGGTTCTGAAGTACTTCGTCCCGGCCATCGTGATAGCGGAGGCGGTAATCTGGGTGCTCACAAAGAAGGTTCAGCTCATCGGAGACAACAAAACCCTCTTCTACACGCACTTCTACGACGCAACAACAACTTTCGTCGGAATCCAGTTCCTGGGCT
This window of the Thermococcus siculi genome carries:
- a CDS encoding DUF63 family protein, which produces MGLYQFFYEYFVVPIKENQGYNPVNTIVYAIILGIAVILLYKMLKRMDIRVEGRFFKALIPYIILGPLMRSMTDVGILPRTYLTVSPGGYFVIATFAIASLYVVWRHVGPGERLYPLYRDFGWILVGGLLFVLVINLDKVNFNWEVLKYFVPAIVIAEAVIWVLTKKVQLIGDNKTLFYTHFYDATTTFVGIQFLGYWEQHVLARWLIDTFGTAAVMYLEKFLILLPVVWILDRGMGDEDPDLINFVKLTIFILGFGPGTRNLLIMLMGG